One genomic segment of Choristoneura fumiferana chromosome Z, NRCan_CFum_1, whole genome shotgun sequence includes these proteins:
- the LOC141431946 gene encoding putative RNA polymerase II subunit B1 CTD phosphatase RPAP2 yields MDTPTVKAKKKPTKFEELSKEQIRQAILKKRESNAKAQSIVENLLEKNISEAYFVECLPEINQSHFDDIIEERSIIHLCGYPLCDKPISERDIPKQKYRISVKTNKVYDITGRKNFCSNRCYNSAMYIKQQMLTSPLWFREYEDIPKFHLLPPESTGCMGQEIDVSIIDKVKIIERPAFTSVNDFAKTSLNEMGDNNADSEETETKAVSLPSRNTDKPVIKNEDNTRPNPSTETKESSMKIEDKIKPVANPLSIIGEIVERPERKIDPILVNKPVEKPAAQTKKIHSKKQPVLSAITIEVEKSLAQWFTLDTMLFLLGEEKVREMVTDKGECIKEYMNNYATSIFHRSNSYDQYQALCRKLNMLELEDKKFNSKTVQREMKPLPDYSIIQEESKRMQLKVKAYLDGSTDIPEPEQESNSSNDETLTQLPLVDRNAQNALRRRIVCQHLNKVLPDLMRSLGLLSFSVTADVKLLVNTFKLSANNIMFKPIQWTLIAIIMLKLLSLRDRRLEHSMEQPMAFQHMQLLLLSYKHDGGYVDRLISWLTDLDRLLDTNDTHLTIE; encoded by the coding sequence ATGGACACTCCGACGGTCAAAGCTAAGAAGAAACCAACAAAGTTTGAGGAATTGTCAAAAGAGCAAATAAGGCAAGCGATACTAAAGAAACGCGAGAGCAATGCCAAGGCTCAAAGTATCGTAGAGAATTTGTTGGAGAAGAACATTTCCGAGGCTTACTTCGTCGAATGCCTGCCTGAAATCAACCAGAGCCATTTCGATGACATCATAGAAGAGCGGTCGATCATCCATCTATGCGGTTACCCTTTGTGTGACAAACCAATATCCGAGAGAGACATACCGAAACAAAAGTACAGAATATCGGTGAAGACGAACAAAGTGTACGACATTACGGGCAGAAAGAATTTTTGCAGCAACCGCTGCTATAATTCCGCAATGTATATCAAACAACAAATGCTCACAAGCCCCCTGTGGTTCAGGGAATACGAGGATATCCCTAAGTTCCATTTACTTCCTCCGGAATCGACTGGCTGCATGGGACAAGAGATAGATGTGTCAATCATCGACAAAGTAAAGATAATAGAGCGCCCAGCGTTCACATCTGTCAATGATTTTGCAAAGACAAGCTTAAATGAAATGGGTGACAATAATGCAGACTCAGAAGAAACTGAAACAAAAGCAGTGTCTCTTCCCAGTAGGAATACAGATAAACCTGTTATAAAAAATGAGGATAATACAAGACCAAACCCCAGTACAGAAACTAAAGAAAGCTCAATGAAGATTgaagataaaataaaaccagTAGCAAATCCATTGAGCATCATAGGAGAGATTGTTGAGAGGCCTGAACGTAAAATAGATCCCATACTAGTGAATAAACCAGTAGAGAAGCCTGCGGCACAGACTAAAAAGATCCATTCAAAAAAGCAACCAGTGTTGAGCGCAATAACCATTGAAGTGGAAAAATCTTTGGCACAGTGGTTCACACTGGACACTATGCTGTTTTTACTGGGTGAAGAGAAGGTAAGAGAAATGGTAACAGACAAAGGTGAATGCATCAAAGAATACATGAACAATTACGCTACAAGCATTTTCCATAGGTCAAATAGCTATGATCAGTATCAAGCCCTGTGCCGCAAGTTGAATATGCTAGAACTAGAAGACAAGAAGTTTAATTCCAAAACGGTGCAGAGAGAAATGAAGCCACTTCCAGACTATTCTATAATACAAGAGGAGAGTAAACGGATGCAATTAAAAGTCAAAGCATACTTAGATGGAAGCACAGACATACCAGAACCCGAGCAAGAATCTAACTCTAGCAATGACGAGACTTTAACACAGCTGCCGCTAGTTGATAGGAATGCCCAGAATGCGCTTCGAAGACGCATAGTCTGCCAGCATTTGAATAAAGTGTTACCAGATCTAATGCGGTCACTAGGTCTGCTTAGTTTCTCTGTTACTGCTGATGTAAAACTACTTGTGAACACGTTTAAACTAAGtgcaaataatattatgtttaagcCTATTCAGTGGACTTTGATAGCTATTATTATGCTGAAATTGTTGTCATTGCGTGACAGAAGACTGGAGCACAGTATGGAGCAACCGATGGCTTTCCAGCATATGCAGTTGTTGTTGCTTAGTTATAAGCACGATGGAGGCTATGTGGATCGTTTGATTTCATGGCTGACTGACTTAGACAGGTTGCTGGATACTAATGACACGCATTTGACGATTGAGTGA